Proteins encoded together in one Mycolicibacter minnesotensis window:
- a CDS encoding TetR/AcrR family transcriptional regulator: MRPRFTLAEVQAAALRIVDGEGLSGLSMRSLAAALGTGPMTLYNYVPNREGLEDLVAEAVIAGVEIPPASAGWADDVRSIATAMWQAVRSHPNAIPLVLTRRTISPSSYPTAEYLIDALSRGGLSEGRLLVAFRAVLSLVMGSAQVELAGPASGGDRDQSQREIAGRISELAGDEHRHIAALSRVSQRSSATEEFAGALDLLLAGIRTHIG; the protein is encoded by the coding sequence ATGCGGCCCCGATTCACGCTGGCCGAAGTTCAGGCGGCGGCGCTGCGCATTGTTGATGGCGAGGGCTTATCCGGCCTGAGCATGCGGTCGCTGGCCGCGGCGTTGGGCACCGGCCCGATGACGCTCTATAACTACGTGCCCAACCGCGAGGGGCTGGAGGATCTGGTTGCCGAGGCGGTGATCGCCGGGGTCGAGATTCCGCCGGCGAGTGCCGGGTGGGCAGATGACGTGCGGTCGATCGCGACGGCGATGTGGCAGGCAGTCCGCAGCCACCCCAACGCGATTCCGCTGGTCCTGACCCGCCGGACGATCTCGCCTTCGAGTTACCCGACGGCCGAGTACCTGATCGATGCACTGAGTCGTGGCGGACTGTCTGAGGGCAGGCTGCTGGTTGCGTTCCGGGCCGTGCTGAGTCTGGTGATGGGCAGTGCGCAAGTGGAGTTGGCCGGGCCGGCATCCGGTGGTGATCGTGACCAATCGCAGCGTGAGATCGCCGGACGGATCAGCGAATTGGCCGGCGACGAGCATCGGCACATCGCGGCCCTGAGCAGGGTCAGCCAGCGCTCGAGCGCGACCGAAGAATTCGCCGGCGCCCTCGACCTGCTGCTGGCCGGCATCCGAACTCACATCGGCTAA
- a CDS encoding alpha/beta hydrolase, with protein sequence MVPHTINTEFSSQGTRCAAWLTLPPRPGPHPVVVLAHGFGANHTMSLAQYEHHFAGSGIATLAFDYRHTGDSCGLPRQRLSLRSHRRDIRAAIDFARRRPELDSTRIALWGTSLGAMHALKVAAGRHDLAAVVVQCPIVDGPATLRQLGTGAALRLGPAILADTARRLVGATPHYVPIVGPPGSTAAVTAAGALQGWNGVVSPGGSFDNRVGASDVLGIAFTSALRSAREIAAPLLVCVSQRDNLMDPRHALTVAQRAPRGQARHYDSDHFEVYHPPLLDRLLIDQTDFLQGCFNAIA encoded by the coding sequence ATGGTTCCGCACACCATCAACACGGAGTTCAGCTCGCAGGGCACGCGGTGCGCCGCGTGGCTCACCCTTCCGCCGCGACCGGGGCCGCATCCGGTGGTCGTTCTGGCCCACGGATTCGGGGCAAACCACACCATGTCGCTCGCCCAGTACGAGCACCACTTCGCCGGGTCCGGTATCGCGACGCTGGCGTTCGACTACCGCCACACCGGCGACTCCTGCGGGCTTCCCCGGCAGCGCCTGAGCCTGCGCAGTCACCGTCGGGACATCCGCGCAGCGATCGACTTCGCCCGTCGCCGGCCCGAATTGGACTCCACCCGGATCGCATTGTGGGGCACCAGCCTGGGCGCGATGCACGCGCTCAAGGTCGCCGCCGGGCGGCACGACCTGGCCGCTGTCGTGGTGCAGTGCCCCATCGTCGACGGACCGGCGACGCTGCGCCAACTCGGGACAGGCGCAGCTCTGCGGCTCGGTCCGGCGATACTCGCCGATACGGCCCGGCGCCTGGTCGGCGCCACCCCGCACTACGTTCCCATCGTGGGCCCACCAGGTAGCACGGCCGCGGTCACGGCCGCCGGCGCCCTGCAGGGGTGGAACGGCGTGGTCTCGCCCGGCGGATCATTCGACAACAGGGTGGGCGCCTCGGATGTACTCGGTATCGCGTTCACCAGCGCCCTGCGGTCGGCCCGCGAGATCGCCGCACCGTTGCTGGTGTGCGTGTCTCAGCGCGACAACCTGATGGACCCACGGCACGCCCTCACCGTGGCACAGCGCGCCCCTCGCGGACAGGCCCGCCACTACGACAGTGATCACTTCGAGGTCTACCACCCGCCGCTGCTGGACAGGCTTCTGATTGATCAGACCGATTTCCTGCAGGGATGCTTCAATGCAATCGCATAA
- a CDS encoding maleylpyruvate isomerase family mycothiol-dependent enzyme — MQSHKLLYDNDIRFLAAAGEWTPAQWAQPSLCTHWTNHDVLAHLALGYRASGTQMGLETLRRGWSFDRANAVLAQRLAQRRSPAELLEDFAAGMSAPRGLGRIFPRRLLLGDHVIHELDIRFASGLDSTAGPAQLIAVLAAQVHLPNPFIPSRAWARGLSLRADDVGWTHGSGPCVRGAAAHLASVLAGRPWALRHLDGDGVDVLRERLARAHTA; from the coding sequence ATGCAATCGCATAAGTTGCTGTACGACAACGACATCCGGTTTCTCGCAGCAGCCGGGGAATGGACACCGGCACAGTGGGCGCAGCCGAGTCTGTGTACGCATTGGACCAACCACGATGTGTTGGCGCATCTGGCACTGGGCTATCGCGCCTCAGGCACACAGATGGGGTTGGAGACGCTGCGTCGTGGCTGGTCGTTCGACCGGGCCAATGCCGTTCTTGCGCAACGACTTGCCCAACGTCGATCACCGGCGGAGCTGCTCGAGGACTTTGCCGCCGGGATGTCGGCACCGCGCGGCTTGGGCAGAATCTTCCCACGGCGGCTACTCCTGGGCGATCACGTGATCCACGAGTTGGACATCCGCTTTGCCTCAGGCCTGGACTCTACCGCCGGGCCGGCACAGCTGATCGCCGTACTGGCCGCCCAGGTGCATCTGCCGAACCCGTTCATCCCGTCTAGGGCATGGGCTCGCGGTCTGTCGTTGCGCGCCGACGACGTCGGGTGGACGCACGGATCCGGCCCCTGCGTCCGCGGAGCCGCGGCACACCTGGCCTCGGTTTTAGCGGGCCGCCCGTGGGCGCTGCGGCATCTCGATGGAGACGGCGTGGACGTGCTGCGAGAACGGTTGGCCCGAGCTCACACGGCCTGA
- a CDS encoding Fic/DOC family protein: MPHPWDTGDHQRNWQGYFIPGTSVLRNRVGARTRAELADAENDLVEARVIELREDPDLLGDRTYDLAYLRAIHRQLFQDVYVWAGDLRTVGIEKKGESFCPPDSISWPMEHVAAETYRLDRLRAVDDGDLAGKVAYLYDYVNYAHPFREGNGRSTREFFDLLLSERGSGLDWEKADRDELYGACHSARAESDLVGLVAMFTKILDPEPAYDF; this comes from the coding sequence GTGCCGCATCCCTGGGACACCGGCGATCACCAACGGAACTGGCAGGGCTACTTCATCCCAGGTACCTCCGTCTTGAGGAATCGGGTCGGCGCGCGAACGCGTGCCGAACTGGCTGATGCCGAGAACGATCTTGTTGAGGCCCGGGTGATCGAACTCCGCGAAGACCCTGATCTGCTAGGCGACCGCACTTACGATCTCGCATATCTGCGGGCGATTCACCGCCAGTTATTCCAGGATGTTTATGTCTGGGCGGGCGACCTGCGGACGGTCGGCATTGAGAAGAAGGGCGAGTCTTTCTGCCCGCCGGACAGTATTAGCTGGCCCATGGAGCATGTCGCCGCAGAGACTTACCGACTCGACCGGCTCAGGGCAGTCGATGACGGCGATCTCGCTGGCAAGGTCGCATACCTATACGACTACGTTAACTATGCCCACCCGTTCCGCGAGGGCAACGGTCGCTCAACGCGTGAATTCTTCGATCTCCTGTTGTCGGAGCGAGGCTCTGGGCTCGACTGGGAGAAGGCGGACCGGGACGAGTTGTACGGCGCTTGTCACTCGGCACGTGCCGAGTCCGATCTCGTGGGCCTGGTCGCGATGTTCACGAAGATCCTCGACCCTGAGCCCGCGTACGACTTCTGA
- a CDS encoding antitoxin VbhA family protein yields MFVQVTELQKAAKRRIRTVRATRRNTELEGARSTAATRADQDDYASGKITAAELGERVRRRYSIQ; encoded by the coding sequence GTGTTTGTCCAGGTGACCGAGTTGCAGAAGGCGGCGAAGCGGCGCATCAGGACTGTCAGGGCAACCCGCCGCAACACCGAGTTGGAGGGCGCCCGCAGCACCGCGGCCACCCGTGCCGATCAGGACGACTACGCCAGCGGGAAGATCACCGCAGCTGAGTTGGGGGAGCGCGTCCGTCGCCGGTACAGCATCCAGTAA
- a CDS encoding DNA polymerase III subunit delta' has protein sequence MSGVFARLVGQQTVEAELLAAARAARHDSAHSGMTAGGMSHAWLITGPPGSGRSIAAVCFAAALQCSADDSDGGPGCGHCRACTTTMAGTHADVRRVVPEGLSIGVDEMRAIVQTASRRPGTGRWQIVVVEDADRLTEGAANALLKVVEEPPPSTVFLLCAPSVDPEDIAITLRSRCRHVALVTPPPEAIAQVLIEADGLDRETADWAAAVSGGHVGRARRLATDPEARQRRQRALSLAREAATPSRAFTAVDELVAAAESEARDLTSERAEIETEELRTALGAGGTGKGTAGTLRGTAGVIKDLERRQKSRQTRASRDALDRALIDLATYFRDALLAAAAPAGVARPNHPDMTDAVAAMASHASPDRLLRCIEAVLECRDALAANVKPRFAVGAMVATVGQALRDGL, from the coding sequence ATGTCCGGGGTTTTCGCGCGCTTGGTGGGTCAGCAGACGGTGGAAGCCGAGCTGCTGGCCGCAGCACGGGCCGCCAGACATGATTCGGCTCACAGCGGCATGACGGCGGGCGGTATGTCACATGCCTGGCTGATCACCGGACCGCCCGGATCGGGTCGGTCGATCGCGGCGGTGTGTTTCGCCGCGGCGTTGCAGTGCAGCGCCGACGATTCCGACGGCGGACCCGGCTGCGGTCATTGCCGGGCATGCACCACCACGATGGCCGGTACCCACGCGGATGTGCGGCGGGTGGTACCGGAGGGGCTGTCCATCGGGGTCGACGAGATGCGGGCCATCGTGCAGACCGCGTCGCGGCGCCCCGGCACCGGCCGCTGGCAGATTGTGGTGGTCGAGGATGCCGACAGGCTTACCGAAGGCGCGGCCAATGCGCTGTTGAAGGTCGTCGAGGAACCGCCGCCGTCGACGGTGTTCTTGTTGTGTGCCCCGTCGGTCGACCCCGAAGACATCGCGATCACGCTGCGGTCGAGGTGCCGCCATGTGGCCCTGGTGACACCGCCTCCTGAAGCAATCGCCCAGGTGCTGATCGAGGCCGACGGGCTCGATCGCGAGACGGCGGACTGGGCGGCAGCGGTGAGCGGTGGCCACGTGGGTAGAGCCCGCAGGTTGGCCACCGACCCGGAGGCCCGCCAGCGCCGCCAGCGGGCGCTGTCGCTGGCGCGTGAGGCGGCCACCCCGTCGCGGGCGTTCACCGCGGTCGACGAATTGGTGGCCGCAGCGGAATCCGAAGCCCGGGACCTGACCTCCGAGCGCGCGGAGATCGAGACCGAGGAACTGCGCACCGCACTGGGTGCCGGCGGAACCGGAAAGGGCACCGCCGGGACCCTGAGGGGCACTGCCGGGGTGATCAAGGACCTGGAGCGCCGGCAGAAGTCGCGCCAGACCCGGGCCTCACGTGATGCCCTGGACCGGGCCCTGATTGATCTGGCCACCTATTTTCGCGATGCCCTGTTGGCCGCTGCCGCGCCCGCCGGTGTCGCCCGCCCCAATCACCCGGACATGACCGATGCGGTGGCGGCGATGGCCTCCCACGCGTCGCCGGACCGGCTGCTGCGCTGCATCGAAGCGGTGCTCGAATGCCGCGACGCGCTGGCTGCCAACGTCAAGCCCCGATTCGCTGTCGGCGCCATGGTGGCCACCGTCGGACAAGCCCTGCGCGACGGCCTGTAG
- a CDS encoding adenylate/guanylate cyclase domain-containing protein, producing the protein MGLGLCRLARYGVLVSTTTLVGRINRFVRWVVRTPWPVFTLSMLQADIIGSLFVFGFLRFGLPDEDRINLQDLPRLNLALFGVVLFFLFAFGFSISTALLMPVFRWQRREALLTDLETNGDSDPADTELARSRALRMPFYRSLISICYWAVGGVVFVAISWQVVHDVVPVVVTATALGAAATAIIGYLQSERVLRPVAVAALRDGTPENLRAPGVILRQLLTWLLSTGVPVLAIVLSVLAGKASLLNASPDKLFTPILLMALAALVIGLAGTVLVSMSIADPLRQLRWALGEVQRGNYNAHMQIYDASELGLLQAGFNDMVRDLAERQRLRDLFGRYVGEDVARRALERGTELGGQERDVAVLFIDLVGSTQLAATRPPSEVVNVLNEFFRVVVEAVGRHGGFVNKFQGDAALAIFGAPIEHPDASSAALAAARELHDGLLPVLGSEEFGIGVSAGRAIAGHIGARARFEYTVIGDPVNEAARLTELAKLEAGHVLASAVAVSGAVDAEALCWEVGEIVELRGRTAFTQLARPLHLASLEEAISPESTEAAEETPSAATSAATD; encoded by the coding sequence ATTGGACTCGGGCTTTGTCGTCTCGCCCGATACGGTGTGCTGGTGAGCACCACGACCCTGGTCGGGCGGATCAACCGATTCGTCCGCTGGGTCGTGCGCACACCCTGGCCAGTCTTCACGCTGAGCATGCTGCAGGCCGACATCATCGGCTCGCTGTTCGTGTTCGGTTTCCTGCGGTTCGGCCTGCCCGACGAGGACCGCATCAACCTGCAGGACCTGCCTCGCCTGAACCTGGCGCTCTTCGGCGTGGTGCTGTTTTTCCTGTTCGCCTTCGGCTTTTCCATCAGCACCGCACTCCTGATGCCGGTGTTCCGGTGGCAACGCCGTGAGGCGCTGCTCACCGACTTGGAGACCAACGGCGACTCCGACCCCGCAGATACCGAACTGGCGCGATCACGGGCGCTGCGAATGCCGTTCTACCGCTCGCTGATCAGCATCTGCTACTGGGCCGTGGGCGGGGTGGTGTTCGTCGCGATCAGCTGGCAAGTGGTCCACGACGTGGTACCGGTTGTGGTGACCGCGACCGCCCTGGGCGCGGCCGCCACCGCGATCATCGGCTACCTGCAGTCCGAGCGGGTGCTGCGGCCGGTGGCCGTCGCCGCGCTGCGCGACGGCACCCCGGAAAACCTGCGAGCCCCCGGAGTCATCCTGCGCCAGCTGTTGACCTGGCTGCTGTCGACCGGGGTGCCGGTGCTGGCGATCGTGCTGTCGGTACTGGCCGGCAAGGCATCGTTGCTCAACGCCTCACCGGACAAGCTGTTCACCCCGATCCTGCTGATGGCATTGGCCGCACTGGTCATCGGTCTGGCCGGCACAGTGCTGGTCTCCATGTCGATCGCCGACCCGCTGCGCCAGTTGCGCTGGGCACTGGGCGAGGTGCAACGCGGCAATTACAACGCCCACATGCAGATCTACGACGCCAGCGAACTGGGCCTGCTGCAGGCCGGGTTCAACGACATGGTGCGCGACCTGGCCGAGCGGCAGCGGCTACGCGACCTGTTCGGCCGCTACGTCGGCGAAGACGTGGCCCGGCGGGCACTGGAGCGCGGCACCGAGCTGGGCGGCCAGGAACGCGACGTAGCGGTGCTCTTCATCGACCTGGTGGGCTCAACCCAGCTGGCCGCCACGCGCCCGCCCAGCGAGGTCGTCAACGTGCTTAACGAGTTCTTCCGGGTGGTGGTCGAGGCCGTCGGGCGGCATGGCGGTTTCGTCAACAAATTCCAGGGTGACGCGGCGCTGGCCATCTTCGGGGCACCCATCGAGCACCCGGACGCTTCCAGCGCGGCCTTGGCGGCCGCCCGCGAACTGCATGACGGTCTGCTTCCGGTGCTCGGTTCCGAGGAGTTCGGCATCGGGGTGTCGGCCGGCCGCGCCATCGCCGGCCACATCGGCGCCCGGGCCCGCTTCGAGTACACCGTGATCGGTGACCCGGTCAACGAGGCCGCCCGGCTCACCGAGCTGGCCAAGCTGGAGGCAGGCCACGTGCTGGCCTCGGCCGTCGCGGTCAGCGGTGCGGTGGACGCCGAAGCGCTGTGCTGGGAGGTCGGCGAGATCGTCGAACTGCGTGGGCGCACTGCATTCACTCAGCTCGCGCGGCCGTTGCACCTCGCCTCGCTCGAAGAGGCGATCTCCCCCGAGAGCACCGAGGCCGCCGAGGAGACCCCGTCCGCTGCGACCTCAGCCGCAACGGACTGA
- the topA gene encoding type I DNA topoisomerase: MSARNGDKTPVRRLVIVESPTKARKIAGYLGSNYVVESSRGHIRDLPRNAADVPAKYKTEAWARLGVNVDADFEPLYIVSPDKKSTVTELKGLLKDVDELYLATDGDREGEAIAWHLLETLKPRIPVKRMVFHEITEPAIRNAAENPRDLDIDLVDAQETRRVLDRLYGYEVSPVLWKKVAPKLSAGRVQSVATRIIVQRERERMAFRSAAYWDVVAQLDASVSDPTASPATFTARLVAVDELRVASGRDFDSLGALKKPDEVRVLDEAAATSLAAGLQGASLAVTSVEEKPYTRRPYAPFMTSTLQQEAGRKLRYSAERTMSIAQRLYENGYITYMRTDSTTLSQSAIDAARTQARQLYGEEYVSPSPRQYTRKVKNAQEAHEAIRPAGETFATPDAVRNELGSDEFRLYELIWQRTVASQMADARGTTLSLRIGGNSGAQQVTFAASGRTITFAGFLKAYVETVDELAGGEADDAERRLPQLTQGQRVDAAEANPDGHATNPPARYTEASLVKSLEELGIGRPSTYSSIIKTIQDRGYVYKKGSALVPTWVAFAVIGLLERHFGRLVDYDFTAAMEDELDGIAAGRQRRTDWLHNFYFGGDYGVEGSISRAGGLKKLVGVNLEGIDAREINSIKLFDDAEGRPVYVRVGKNGPYLERMVTGDDGEPTPQRANLDDSLPPDELTLALAEERFATPQEGRSLGVDPATGHEIVAKDGRYGPYVTEVLPPPPDDESGATAKKGKKPVDPKPRTGSLLRSMSLETVTLDDALKLLSLPRVVGADPESGEEITAQNGRYGPYLKRGTDSRSLATEEQIFEISLEDALKIYAEPKRRGRQSAAAPPLRELGADPASGKPMVIKDGRFGPYVTDGETNASLRKGDEVASITDERAAELLADRRARGPVKKAAKKTVRKAPAKKAPAKKAAKR, encoded by the coding sequence GTGAGCGCCCGCAATGGCGATAAGACACCCGTGCGGCGGCTCGTCATAGTCGAGTCGCCTACCAAGGCACGGAAAATTGCGGGCTACCTGGGCAGCAACTACGTCGTCGAGTCCTCCCGAGGGCATATCCGCGACCTGCCGCGCAACGCTGCCGATGTCCCGGCCAAGTACAAGACGGAAGCGTGGGCACGCCTCGGCGTCAACGTCGACGCCGACTTCGAACCGCTTTACATCGTCAGCCCCGACAAGAAGAGCACGGTCACCGAGCTCAAAGGCCTGCTCAAAGACGTCGACGAGCTCTATCTGGCTACCGATGGTGACCGCGAGGGCGAGGCGATCGCCTGGCACCTGCTGGAGACCCTGAAGCCGCGTATACCGGTCAAACGGATGGTGTTCCACGAGATCACCGAGCCGGCCATCCGCAACGCCGCCGAAAACCCCCGTGACCTGGACATCGATCTGGTGGACGCGCAGGAGACCCGGCGTGTGCTGGACCGGCTGTACGGCTACGAAGTCAGCCCGGTGCTGTGGAAGAAGGTCGCGCCGAAGCTGTCGGCCGGTCGGGTCCAATCGGTGGCCACGCGCATCATTGTGCAGCGCGAACGCGAGCGGATGGCGTTTCGCAGCGCGGCCTACTGGGACGTGGTCGCCCAACTGGACGCCAGTGTCTCCGATCCGACCGCCTCTCCTGCCACCTTCACCGCCCGATTGGTCGCGGTCGACGAACTACGTGTGGCCAGCGGCCGCGACTTCGACTCGCTGGGGGCTTTGAAGAAGCCGGATGAGGTGCGGGTGCTCGACGAGGCCGCGGCCACCTCGCTGGCGGCCGGGCTGCAGGGCGCGTCGCTGGCCGTGACGTCGGTGGAGGAGAAGCCCTACACTCGGCGGCCCTACGCGCCGTTCATGACCTCGACGTTGCAGCAGGAGGCGGGCCGCAAGCTGCGGTACTCCGCCGAGCGGACGATGAGCATCGCCCAGCGGCTCTACGAAAACGGCTACATCACTTACATGCGTACCGACTCCACGACGCTGTCGCAGTCGGCCATCGATGCAGCCCGCACCCAGGCTCGCCAGCTCTATGGCGAGGAGTACGTGTCGCCGTCGCCACGCCAGTACACCCGCAAGGTCAAGAACGCCCAGGAAGCTCACGAGGCCATCCGGCCGGCCGGCGAGACCTTCGCCACCCCCGACGCGGTCCGCAACGAGCTGGGCAGCGACGAGTTCCGGCTCTACGAGCTGATCTGGCAGCGCACCGTCGCCTCGCAGATGGCCGACGCCCGCGGCACCACGTTGAGCCTGCGAATCGGCGGGAACTCCGGGGCTCAGCAGGTGACGTTTGCCGCCAGCGGTCGCACCATCACCTTCGCGGGCTTCCTCAAGGCCTATGTGGAGACCGTCGACGAGTTGGCCGGCGGTGAAGCCGACGACGCCGAGCGGCGGTTGCCGCAGCTGACCCAGGGCCAGCGGGTGGATGCCGCCGAGGCGAACCCGGACGGTCACGCCACCAACCCGCCAGCGCGGTATACCGAAGCGTCGCTGGTGAAGTCGCTCGAAGAGTTGGGCATCGGACGGCCGTCGACGTACTCCTCGATCATCAAGACCATCCAGGACCGCGGCTACGTCTACAAAAAGGGCAGCGCACTGGTCCCGACGTGGGTGGCGTTCGCTGTGATCGGCCTACTTGAGCGGCACTTCGGCCGGCTGGTCGACTACGACTTCACCGCGGCCATGGAGGACGAGCTCGACGGGATCGCCGCCGGGCGTCAGCGCCGCACCGACTGGCTGCACAACTTCTACTTCGGCGGCGACTACGGGGTGGAAGGCTCGATTTCCCGGGCCGGCGGCCTGAAGAAGCTGGTCGGGGTCAACCTGGAGGGCATCGACGCCCGCGAGATCAACTCGATCAAGCTCTTCGACGACGCCGAAGGCAGGCCCGTCTATGTTCGGGTGGGCAAGAACGGGCCCTACCTGGAACGGATGGTCACCGGTGACGACGGCGAGCCGACTCCGCAGCGGGCCAACCTGGATGACTCACTCCCGCCGGACGAGTTGACCCTGGCGCTGGCCGAGGAACGCTTCGCCACCCCGCAGGAGGGCAGGTCGCTCGGGGTTGACCCGGCTACCGGCCACGAGATCGTCGCCAAGGACGGCCGCTACGGCCCGTACGTCACCGAAGTCCTGCCGCCGCCGCCGGACGACGAGTCCGGAGCGACGGCCAAGAAGGGCAAGAAGCCGGTCGACCCTAAGCCCCGCACCGGCTCGTTGCTGCGGAGCATGAGCCTGGAAACCGTCACTCTCGACGACGCACTGAAGCTGCTGTCATTGCCACGGGTGGTGGGTGCCGACCCGGAATCGGGCGAGGAGATCACCGCACAGAACGGTCGCTACGGGCCGTATCTGAAGCGCGGCACTGACTCTCGGTCGCTGGCCACTGAGGAGCAGATCTTCGAGATCTCTCTTGAGGACGCGCTGAAGATCTACGCCGAGCCCAAGCGTCGTGGCCGGCAGTCGGCTGCGGCTCCGCCCCTGCGTGAACTGGGCGCCGATCCGGCGAGCGGCAAGCCGATGGTGATCAAAGATGGCCGGTTCGGTCCGTACGTCACCGACGGCGAGACCAATGCCAGCTTGCGCAAGGGCGACGAGGTGGCCTCGATCACCGACGAGCGTGCCGCGGAACTGCTGGCCGACCGGCGAGCTCGCGGACCGGTCAAGAAGGCTGCCAAGAAGACGGTCCGCAAGGCCCCGGCGAAAAAGGCGCCCGCCAAAAAAGCTGCGAAGCGCTGA
- a CDS encoding cold-shock protein codes for MPQGTVKWFNAEKGFGFIAPEDGSADVFVHYTEIQGSGFRTLEENQRVEFEVGQSPKGPQATGVRAV; via the coding sequence ATGCCACAGGGAACTGTGAAGTGGTTCAACGCGGAAAAGGGCTTCGGCTTCATCGCACCAGAGGACGGCTCGGCTGACGTGTTTGTCCACTACACGGAGATCCAGGGAAGCGGCTTTCGCACCCTTGAGGAGAACCAGCGGGTGGAGTTCGAGGTTGGGCAGAGCCCCAAGGGCCCCCAGGCCACGGGCGTCCGCGCCGTCTGA